The genomic stretch ATAGTATGAAAATTTTAAAGAGATTGTAATCTTGAAATAATTTTATTCTGAACCAAACGACCTATTGGTTTTTTGGTTACAATTATGCGTGCAATTACTTACTTTCCTTACAAATCAAACTACGAATGATAAAAGATACTGTATAACCGCTCTTAAAATAGtaatcaaaaaatatatttttatgtatatacatatattccGTACgctaaatacaaaaaaatataactaattttatatgttttttgCGATTAGAGGATATAAAAAGTTTCGGCATAGGCTAAAACTGATCTTTCCCCTAAAATTATTCGCACGAGGAAACACGTATTGCAAAATATCCTATTATCCGTGACAACTGAATACAAGAGTCAAATTACATATGTACTTAGGGCCGCATCTTTGTTAGGTAGAAATTTACTCACCGTCAATGATTACACTAAACAATAGTATTAGTTttaacatcatcatcatcatcataataataataataataattacatTTAAAGGTGAGTTTAGAATTTAAACATTCTATGCTTGAAATAAATTAATTATAGTTAATTAGTGAATTTTTAATGTATACTATATAAGTTCTGAGCTGCAATTACTTTTTAAATGAACTCGTATCTTACACATTACACCCGCTTTTGACTATACTTATTAGCACTAAAGTTTTGACCAGAATTAAAACTCACCGTGTTATTTTCTTTCCTTCGCATTATTTTTTATAGAAGATAGAATCTAACTGAACAAACAGTAATCGTAAAGTTAAATCAAATCAAACGCGTTGACTATTTGTGACACCATTGAAATATAAAATACAGTCAAACTTCTCTATAACGGTCCTGTTTATAtcgaatatttttggatgttatagcaAAGTGCTATTAtaaagaacatatattataacatattaTAAAAATTGATTTCAGAAAAGCCtgacttttatagtgaagtgttgttatatatatAGGGATGATGTTATAGAGAGGGATGATGTTATAGAAAGGTATGATGACGGTATCAGATTGAGTGATAGCCTATTTGACCAAACTTCTTTTTGATCAAAGCTAATATTTTTGGGTTAAAAATGTTTTGTTTTTAAAGTTGaggtgtttgaccaagtttttagaaagaaagaaaagtacttttgagtaaAAGCAAAAACAGTTTTTGAGAAACATAAAAAAATAATTGTTCCCCAAAAATACTTTATTTGAagagcacttttgagaaaaatacacttaacaatttttaaaagtttgttCAAATATTGATTAttgttcaaaagtattttttaatttaattagcCAAACAAAAACTGTTTCTTATTAAAGataattctttttaaaataatttaaaaacactTTTTAAATTAAGCTGATGGGTGTtaataaaatcccaaaaaattGATCCAAATCGAAAACTGAACTAAACCGACCAAAACAAATCGATACTTTTTAGGTTtaatttggttttggttttgaattttaaaaatcaatcaaatttggtttgggtttggttttaataaaaaaaataaccgGAAAAActgaaccaaaccgactatagaagctatttaaatttattattacacttatatatatgtacatttttatataaagtttctaaaattttatggtATATATTAGTCGTTTGTAGTTTTGTACTTTTAGTCTAGTTCTTTGCTATTacaataatataattttttacttttacattctagtttgattggtagttttcttttgctaagtacaagaatttatttcatgttaaaaataatcaaTTTTTAATTGAGtgttaaattattcatcactatttgcttcaattatcatcaatatatcttggtaaatgatagatttctcaaagagcaATCGGTTCGATAGTATTACATTAAAAATGTAGTTGACGGAGTATGTATTTGATAGTGTATGTATCATATTTAAAAAAAACCGATAACTAATCGAAAAAGCAAAAAACCGAtaaaaatcgaatcgataaaaaaccgacttaattagTTTGATTTGGTTCCAATATTTGTAAGACCAACATACTTatttggtttctttttaagaaaaatcAATCCAAATCAAACCAAGAATACCCCTACTTGTAGTTGTCATAGCTTTTGATAAAATGTTTTTATCACTGTTTATGTTTTGGGCGTGTTCAGTTCACACGTAACAAGATTGACGAACTTCGTTAGGTGCAATAAAGATCAAAGAGATTGATGGAGATACCAAATTACCACGTGAATTGTGAGTCAAAATTGTTCAAGCCCTTCTTTTTTTCCCCCCTTAAATTTTTGTAAACTTGGTTCAGATAAATTTTTGCGCACCTCAATTCATTTTACaaagtttttattattttctatcAGCATAAATATCAGATATACTTAAACGGATAGAAAGAACTCTTACTATGTCAAGATTTGGTTGAATGTAAAACCATTGTTTAGGCTGTTGTTTCCATATCTATTGTAATAATGCGTATTGTGCCTTATGATTTGAAGACTTTTACCACGTCAAGACTCAAGACTCTTAGAACCCGCGCGCCCGAGTGACAAACGGGtgggtcggatatggttcggggtgaaaacgggtaatgaaaaacGGGTAAATTATCTAATCTgatccatatttaatacggataaaaaaaattaacagacggataatatgggtaactatattatccatgacttcttgcatatgatcacttttgggagaattcttagtcttccTAACTTGAGGAACtctcaatttgaggctttacaaatgtaaaagttagactcatTGGTTATCGATTGGTTACTCATTGGTTATCGATTGGTTACTCatatccattttctaaatagaTAATATGGTTTTTATCCATATTTgtcctttttaaaaaaattcattatcCAATCCATTTTTTATTGGATAATATGAGTGGTTaatctgttttcttttaaccattttgtcaTCTATACCCCAACCTACCCCACCCAGCGAACTCTGGACCCTACCCCGTTATACACCCACACCGCTCCATTGCCATCCCTGCTCAAGAGATGCGTGAGATTAGTGGTTTCTTAAATAATTGTTCATTTGTAAACCAATCAAACTTAAAATCTAGTCAAATAGAAACTACAACTTCATGATAATATCTTTTACAATAAATGTTTAATGCCTATTTTATGTAGGATACTACCAACTTTTCCTTAATAGTCATCATATGAATTATGTATTCATAAGTATTTCGGATACCGCGTGTTGAGCtacattaaaaaaaaaatccatatCTCTTATGAGGAAAGTAGGATACCTAATTAATAATACCAAATTTAGGGAGGGCATGGGAGCTCTTGTTAAAACAAGATAATGCGAGTGTTTAATTCACTTTAATATCtcacttaattttttttaacataTTCAATCTTTTATTCTTACATAATTATTATAACGTTGACTAGTAACTACTTGGTAGATTGAAATTTTACTTTCCTACTTTAAATGACAAATTAattaaatataatattattgatgAATTATATGAAAACTATAACAAATAATAGACAAAAAAGTAGAattaataacaaaaagaaaaagctaaTATGACGGAGCAAGGTGGGATGAGACTAAAACATGCGAGGTAAATATGATGtaaatgaaagaaaaaattaAATGAGACGGGACGAGTCAAGATAATATTCTAAAAAAAGAAGTTATTCGTTCTAcagttaaaaatataaaatgagtcAATTTTCTAATATATCTTTTTCTAGATTATTCTAGTAGTAGGAGAATAATGAAACCTAACTGAATTATAGCATTAGATAACAATAATCTCATCAATGAAAACAAATTTATAATATTCTGatttacaaaacaaacaaaaaaaagacaTAATGTAAGAAAATATAGCACAACAAAGGTGGAGTTCGAGCATTAAGGTGGTAGGCTAAGGGATAGTCGAGAGTTCTTCCCTCTTTGTACCAAGTAGTCTGATAGAGTTTCGTATAGATTTGTTAGCGGCCTATGTTGTTTCACATTGTTGTTTTGCATAGTTTTGTATTATTGTCCTTTCACTTCTTCGTTGTTGCTATTTTCTTTCTAGCATCTTTTGTTGTTACATGCCTTTTCTCTTGTTTCTTTTGTGATATTATTGTCTTTCCTGTTAAGCCGAGAGTCTCCCGCAAACAGTCTCTCTATCCTTtttggggtaggggtaaagtctgagTACACTCTACTCTCCCCAGATCTCATTAGTGAAATTGTATtgggtatgttattgttgttgtttagaCATGATGTAAATGTGACAAAAAAAGTTGTGCGAGACGAAAAAAGGCATGATAAAATCGTCATTGTTTCGCAACTAAACGAATTTTCTAATAGAACTAATTTTGTCTATTTTCAGTtaagggaagaaaagaaaaaaaaaaaaaaaaaaaaagagagtagGGAGACCAAAATAATAGAATCAGATAACAACAATCagatcactgaattaaaaacttgtaatattaTGTAAATTATAGTAACATCTTAATTACAGTAACTTCAACCACTTTCTTCAAAGCAAAGATAGAAATCACTTTCTTGGGTCGTTCGGTTATCGAGATTAGGATATTAATTTcgatattaatttaaaaattatatttatctCGTTTTTTGTCTATTGATATTAAGTGCAGTTAGTAGAAAATTTATATCAAATCTTAGTATTATTGGTTTCGTATAGAATTTGAGATTGTAATCTAATAATATCTTTATTCCGATCCAATCGATTTCTTAAGATTTTATATATTCATATTTCCTCATATATTCTATTCGGTCCAATTTGTTTGGCATAATTTAAATTTcaagagtcaaaaaaaaaaatttatcataattttttatatactttttaaatattttaaattattaattattatgACTTACCATACTTTTAATGTAATTTTTTACTATATAAATTTTAAATCAAAAAGTTAAAAATCTTATGTCCAAGTTTATTCCTATTAAAATTGAGAAATTTGACTTTTATTAATATGAAAAATGCCATAGTTATCCCAATGGGTTTTGCCCAAGAAAGAAAATTGACCCTTCTATGAACCCCCATCATGTAGCCTTATCACCAACCCCCAATTTcaacccctccccccccccctcccttcccacaaaaaataaaaaataaaaagctaacAAAAGAAAACAATACATCCCCTTCCTCTCTTTCCAGTCTCTTTGAAGCAGCACCTTGTATTGCATTTTGAGTCTTGAGAGTTGAgagagaaataattaaataaacaaagagaaaataagatacgagagaagagagagagagaatatcTCTCATACTTTAACATATATTCTTACCTGATGAAATTTTCTTTCCAATCGGCATAATTTTCTCTGGATTTATCCATTGAATATTTTCTATTCCTCTATCTCACCAAAATCTTCATCAAAATCTTTACTTATTATTCCCtattggttttgagtttcagcaTGTGAATTTTCCCTTGATACCATATATTGAGATTTATCCCAATTTTTTCATCAGATTACCATGAATTTGTTATATCTTCATCAGAAAATTCAGAACTGAGCCTCTGATCAATCTGTAAAACGTAACTGATTTTTATTTGTTAGTTACCAAAACTGCCCATTCACTCCCTTTGGGTCAAGACTGATAGAAAAACAGAGTTTTATTGCTTAAAAAGCCTTGTCTCTGATCAGAATTTGTATCAAGAATCGATTTTTGGGTTGTGGGTACCATCGAAATCGGATAAAGATTGATTTTTGTTATCTGGGTGTCAATAAAGATTTGATTTTTTGATCTGGGTGTTGAAaaagatttgatttttttttattttataagctTTCAGTTATGGCCAAGAGTTTTGGGACTCTTGAAAAATGGAGGGATTATTTTAGGACAGCAAATTCAGATATATTTGATATAATTGAGCATGCAATTATGGTGGCAGCTACAGATTGTCCAAAAGAGTTCAAATTGAGAAGAGATAAAATTGCTGAAATGCTTTTTACATGTAAAGTCACAAGGTGTTTTGGTTGTGATAAGGTTGAATTAGCTGTGCCACTTGCTAATGATGATGAGGGAAAGAATAAGAATAAGAGTGAATTTGGTGGAGGATTTGAGGCTAAAGAGAGCAAAGCCAATAGTAGTATAGATCATCATATTGAATTGAATGTGAATCAAGTTAGTAATTATAGCTATGGAGATGCTGAGGCATTGACTGAGGAGATAGAGGAAGAGACTCAGACTCTTGGAGAGGTTCTTAGGATCAAAGATATCATTGATAACAGTCAACATGAGGTTCATCTCTTTTAACTTGTGATCATGTTGAAATTTCATTTTGTTCGTTGATTCTGTTTTCTTGAGCCGAGTTTCTATCAGAAACAAACTCTCTACTCATCCGGAGTAGGGGTATTGTGTGCCTACACACTATCCTTCCTAAACCCCACTTGTGGGGTTTtagtgggttgttgttgttgttgttccttgATTCTGTAAGTAGATTATGGAGTTCTTTTTTTAGGGCTATTAGACACAAGGAAGGAGAATTTTGATAATTGAGCTTAAATGTGGTTAGAATCTTAAAATTTCTGATGTGGTCTGACATAAAAATGGTCACTCTTTTATGTGGTTGAATTTGAGGGCCATTCTATTTTCTGTACTAGTGTTTGTAACTGGAAAATCTGATAATACAGTTTGGAAATGTTTATGCTTTTTAGTTTCCTTTTTTCCTCCTTTTGATCTATTGATATATTTGCTTTTTTTATCTTTAAAAAATGTACGAAGATACTTTAAACTTTATCTTTGATTTCCAATTTTTGCAATTTCACTTGCTTGGTTGAGAGAATTCATAGTTTTGAGATTTTGATTGCTTTTTCTTTTCGACAGTCCGCAGAGCTATATGAGTGCCTAAGAAGGCTTCAACTAATGGCTTTGTCTGTGGAGACCCtgaaggttttgatcttttgccACTTCCAAATTTTTATCTGCCATTTGTTTTAGTTCTAGTTTTAACCCttatggtccggcccttccccggacccgcGCATAGCGgtagcttagtgcaccgggctgcctttttttttaatttcatttcaCTTTTTATTTGGGCGTAATGTAATTGTTTCTATATCAGGCTACGGAGATTGGGAAGTCAGTTAATGCTCTCAGAAAGCACAGCTCAAAGGATATTCGGCATCTATCCCGGACATTGATTGAGTAAGAAACTCTCGCTTTATTGCTGAAGTAAATTATCAATATGAATCCACAGCATGGTTCTCGTAATCTGATACAGCATCCTTTTAACGTTACTCAATTTTGTTGTTTTCGCTAAGGTTTGAACTTTTGTCTTCTAGTCGAACTAACATTTCATGTCGGTGTCTGCCAGCTTGCTTTGTCGATTATACTTTTGAGCTAATATTACTTTTTAATGCTTGCCATTATTTGTTGCTTATAGGTTTTCTCTAATTGTTGTGATCTTGACCATATACATTGAGTACGTGATAGCTTAGTTATCAATGCATGGTAATGAGCTAATGATACTCATCTCTTTATCCATTCAGTGCTTCACAAAATTTCTGACTCACTTCGGTAGCCCCTTTGCATTTATCAGAACTTATCAGAAGTATATGACTAACCTTGCTCCTTACTCCTGCAATTCGGGCTCAAATTTTTCTGTTTTATATCCCTTCTTGCTGATTGATGCAACTTGCTTAGTTACTGCTTGGGGACCTCGTCTGTTTCTATAGAGTGCTATAAGTTCGACATGTTTGTAGCTTATAGCTGATCGCTTTTTAATATATCACAGGGATTGGAAAATTTTGGTAGATGAATGGGTGAATGCTACTGCAGCCTTTACAGGTGGTTGTTTAAACCttcctcttgtttttttttttttttcaattttcaggaACAGAGAATTAAGTATTCCGTTCTCTATGTTTGTTTTCTTTTGCAATTCTGAACTGAAGTTTAATTATTACTTGCTTAAAGGTACCGAAAGCACTCCAGAGTCTATGAAAGTATCTGTAGTTGATCAAGAGGAGGAAGGACTTCCTTCCCCGCCGTTGGATGACTTAGCTTTCTTTGCTGCTCAGACCACTTCAATGGAGTTGTCACAAGTATGCACAACTTCTTCTCTTcaagaaaattaattatttttctttggaGGTTGCCACTGACTGATTTCTCTTTGTTGTTTGTGACCAATGAAGTTCTTTGACGGCATGGATGATGATGGAAGTGAGTAGAATTTGTGTCCATATTCTTTCAGTATAAGCTTTGCTATTCGGTTCTTTATTTGAATTCCCCACTAATAAAGTTATATTTCTCTGTTTGGGGATTTTATTTCAGATCCTCGAAACAGTGGGGAATTCAACGAGAACCGAGGAAATGGCAGAAAGTCATCACTGGATGACCAGAATAATCCAGTTCGGAAGAAACAGTCCGCTGATTTCTTCGATGCTGCTCCCAAGGAGAGGAAGAGTGAAcaacaaaagaaacaagaaaCTGTAATCAAGAAACAAACACCAGTTATGAGACCAAATAAGCCATGCGGAGGTGACTCTGGGCCCGGAAGACCGATAAAACCAGTCTCGGAACAGAAGCTCAAGATGAGCGAGATGAACTTCCAGCAGAAATCCGATCAGGGCACAGTTCACAAGAGGCCTGTGCCTACTCAACAAAATGTGAGTATCAGAAAGGAAGTTATCTTTTGATTTATGTAAACCTCTGATCTCTATCTAACTGTGCATAATTTCATTGCGTAGAAACTTAGACGCTCAGATGAGGATGCAGTTCAAGTCAAACTTGAGGCAACAAAGAGAAAGCTTCAGGAACGGTACCAAGAGGCTGAAAATGGTTAGTTTCTTTCTCAAATATATGGATATTCTAAATTCTAATTCTTCTTTTGAGAATACTGAAATTGATTGACTCGTGACTATAAGCTCCAATTATGATCTGAATATATTTTATAATTGTCGTTAAGCCAAAAGGCAGCGGACAATACAGGTTATGGAGTTGCACGATATCCCCAAGCAGGGTATCTCCAACCAAGGTCTTGGCCTTAAAAATCCTCATATGAGACCGGGCAACAATAACAGGCATTGGGCAAATGGACGTCGCTGAATTTTCTATCAACCGACTGTCTCAATAAGATCTCAGTTTTCATCCATCTTTGCAAGTTATTCTTGTAGAAAAACACTGATGACTCCTCAGTCTACTAATTTCTCAACTTGCTGTGGAAACAGAGGATCTCATCTAATTTACCTCAATAGTAGAGGCCACTCTCAAATCGGGAGGGGCACGCGAATGTTATCTGAGTTACAATATGCTTAGATAAACATTTTCTTGGACCTACAGTACAGGGTTTGGCATTTTTGGTCTAAATTTTTTTGATCTTTAGGAAGGACTTGTTATCTATTGATTATTAACCATATGCTTTCATAGGAATACCCTGACTGTAAATTTGCACAGAATAAGTGCATTTTCATTTTGGTCAGAACTTTTGTATGAAGCACAGAACATTGAAATATGACGGAATAGAAAAGGCTGGTTACATTCTCTTTTTTTGGCAAGTCAGTTAGATGGCTATCACAAATGACATTGTTCTATAATTTATGTCATGTTTCCCATCAAATCAGAGCCTTAGTTGACAAAGTTATCGAGTACCTGTGCTAGTGGGAGGAtagcaagtaaggcaatccggTGCATTAAGCTTCCGTTATGTGCatggtccggggaagggccggaccacaagggtctattgtaagcagtcttaccctgcatttttgtATAAGGCTGTTTTCACGGCTCAAatccgtgacctcctggtcacatgacaattTTATCAGTTGCGTCAATTTTACACAAATTGGTGGAAGATAACAAATATCACGTGAAATTAGTTAAGATGCGCGTAAGCTAACAccgttataaaaataaaaagttatgCCATGCAGTTTGTTGACTTAATTGGTTATGGATAAGGATTTATGTAAAGGTATTCCTTTTTCTTCCCCTCTCTATATACGTTGGAAAGTTTTTGTTGATTGTTAGTTTGGTAAAGCTTTGAATACCCTTGTTATCAGGTAAAGCAAGTGGGGTTGGATGTCCATTTTAGGTAGGGACACATTTCGTAAAGATTTGGTTGTTGCTTTGGGAGATGGTGGATAAGCAACAACAAATGATGTGGAGTGCATTTAATTTTATTGTAATCTATCCGGTTTATTTATGTTATACGTCTTTTTAAATATGTTTTCACTTAAATAAAGAATTATAGTAGTCTCAATTAAAAGTAACTATCTTTCCTCTCTTTAAACATTTTACTTCACTAATCAAAACAGTCAGGatagatttgaaaaaaaaaaaacaataaatggCTTCCTTTTCTTTGAAACATCAGGTATTTTGAAGCAAATTGAGTTTGTTAAGACAATAATATTAAATTGAGTTTGTTAAGATGGTAAAATTGGGGCCGAAGATAATAATCCAAGATTATAAATATGTAGTTATCGAGTCTTTTGTAATTTGTACTTTACTCAGTTTAAGTTTCAATTAATGACAATGTAAAAAAAAACATTCATACAATTAGATTATTAAATAAATCAACAATTAAACTAAACATCTCTAAGGCTCAATACGTGACAGGTTTCGAGAAAAGAGTTTATGGTTGTGCAACATTTGGTTGTTCGAATTTTAGAAGATTTTTACACGTCTCCTTAATTATGCCAGAAAACTTTTGCTTTATCACTAAGCACTTAACAAAGGGAGTAATAAAAGACAATATTTTCACCGGAAAGTTGGTGATTTTATGGGAAAAGCCCAAGTAGACCCCACTTATTGCCTTTTTTCAAAACCATTGTCCTCCCAACACCTCAATTTATCACTCATTTAAAATACTCCCTctagtccaaaataagtgattttttggtttttttcttgtggtccaaaataagtgattttttcagatttcaagaatgaattaattatttttttcctatattGTCCTTGGAGTTAATAGTGTTAgaatatgtgttaggagtgtttatgtgagaTAATAAAGGTTAATATAGTCAATTCTATTcctaattaatgctaaaaggtgGATTTCTTAATGTGTGTGAAAACATCCAAAAACTCATTTATTTTGAACCGGAGGAAATATTAATAAGTGGATGTATTATTATCCGATACAGTTATGTTGGTAATTAAATGTATTTTGTATTTCGGTAGAGTTGGTAAGGAAGGTTGTTAAGTGTTAAATCATACTCTAATAAGCAAAGAGAGACATATAATGAACGAAAGGGAATACTAATTACTCACTCcagttcacaataagtgaccaatttgtttTTAGCACgtccattaagaaaatactaaattttatataaaaatatctactatgactaaactacccctaattaaacatttaatgtgaggagtaagaaaactttttaagAATATGTACATAGGGattattttgtaaaaacaaattgaattctttcttgattacataactggacatttattttgaaccaaaatggaaaagcaaattggtcacttattgtgaaccggagaaAGTATATGATAAGTATGTCAAAAATTATAACATAGTACTAGTTATATTTAACCTTTCCTAGTAATACCTGTGATTTACCATTAACCAAACAGAACCTCTAAATTTACCATCCAAACCTTCGGTTACCTAGCCGACCTCGTCCGCTCGGAAGGACACAATCTTGACTAGATTACGAGTTGTACCCCGCTTCCACAAATATTACAGTTCGTACACTGCTGTCAAATTTTAAATTATCACATAAAATGATGTATTCATTTCTGAAAGGATCCATAttaggggcatttgcatctatacccgctttttgtatcatattttaacttgtgtccgctttgcaaaaaaaaaaaaaatgcaagtGTACCCgcttttcgcataacttcagcacacggggctgaagtagcaaaggcaatcacgcaaaacttaagcattctagtagtcgggcctgaagttcagctctagagctgaagtttttgtgttgtaacgggaaacttcagctctagagctgaatttTTTGTGTTGTAattgggaaacttcagctctagagctgaagtttttgtctttgtaactGGGGAATCCCACTATCAAGATGTTCTAGTTTATGATAACTCACCCAACTTTAGTTTACCGTTATTAGATTTTATATAATCGGATCCATCGTTCAATTCCATCTACTGTGTACTCTGTTAACTTTCATGTTTTAAATATATCAAGAGCTACGTTtcatagccaaaaaaaaaaaaaaaactcaaaagagaaaagaaaaagaagaacaaactCCATGTGCATGGGAAAGAATGAATTTGAAACTTACTGTTAAAGGTTGGGTTCCTTGTGCAGAAATATTCACGGTATCAAGTAAATTTCCAGCAATGGATGACGGAGTTGTGTTTCCAGACAATGAGGAAACTAGTTTTTAATGTTATAATAATCCAAATGAAGTCCTCAGTATATTTGCTTTAGCTTCATTAATCAAAGAGAGCAATGTTGAAGTCATcgttgtagaagaagaaaaaagaaaatgaaggaggagaaggggaggagaaagggagctgaagtaaaaagtgggtacaagttaaaagcttttaaaaaatgggtataggttaaatgtgggcgaccaaatagggcgccccgtgcaatttttactccATATTAGCATAACATAGAGtccattactcaaatggtcactcaattATTTCAAATTATCTCTTAAAGTCACTTttttcgtttgtaacaacaaagtcattAAACTATACCTATTGCACTCAGAAAGTCACTCAAccaaatttttcaaattttggattgccaaatacctattttaccctctaaattataaacatttatcttctttttttttaaaaaaaaaactttttaatgttatgattttcccatttttaatttacattatggacttacctatagaataaataaatattatttataaatataaaaaataaaaagtatttaagcatatataatgctggaataacaaaataatgagcatagtaaaaaaattaattagaataatttgttagtaataataattttagtgttaacaacaaaaattcaaaaatttatttacacaattcagaatgaaagaaaataaaggttgtaaaatatatattccatgca from Nicotiana sylvestris chromosome 12, ASM39365v2, whole genome shotgun sequence encodes the following:
- the LOC104237620 gene encoding probable mediator of RNA polymerase II transcription subunit 26b isoform X1 → MAKSFGTLEKWRDYFRTANSDIFDIIEHAIMVAATDCPKEFKLRRDKIAEMLFTCKVTRCFGCDKVELAVPLANDDEGKNKNKSEFGGGFEAKESKANSSIDHHIELNVNQVSNYSYGDAEALTEEIEEETQTLGEVLRIKDIIDNSQHESAELYECLRRLQLMALSVETLKATEIGKSVNALRKHSSKDIRHLSRTLIEDWKILVDEWVNATAAFTGTESTPESMKVSVVDQEEEGLPSPPLDDLAFFAAQTTSMELSQFFDGMDDDGNPRNSGEFNENRGNGRKSSLDDQNNPVRKKQSADFFDAAPKERKSEQQKKQETVIKKQTPVMRPNKPCGGDSGPGRPIKPVSEQKLKMSEMNFQQKSDQGTVHKRPVPTQQNKLRRSDEDAVQVKLEATKRKLQERYQEAENAKRQRTIQVMELHDIPKQGISNQGLGLKNPHMRPGNNNRHWANGRR
- the LOC104237620 gene encoding probable mediator of RNA polymerase II transcription subunit 26b isoform X2 encodes the protein MAKSFGTLEKWRDYFRTANSDIFDIIEHAIMVAATDCPKEFKLRRDKIAEMLFTCKVTRCFGCDKVELAVPLANDDEGKNKNKSEFGGGFEAKESKANSSIDHHIELNVNQVSNYSYGDAEALTEEIEEETQTLGEVLRIKDIIDNSQHEATEIGKSVNALRKHSSKDIRHLSRTLIEDWKILVDEWVNATAAFTGTESTPESMKVSVVDQEEEGLPSPPLDDLAFFAAQTTSMELSQFFDGMDDDGNPRNSGEFNENRGNGRKSSLDDQNNPVRKKQSADFFDAAPKERKSEQQKKQETVIKKQTPVMRPNKPCGGDSGPGRPIKPVSEQKLKMSEMNFQQKSDQGTVHKRPVPTQQNKLRRSDEDAVQVKLEATKRKLQERYQEAENAKRQRTIQVMELHDIPKQGISNQGLGLKNPHMRPGNNNRHWANGRR